One genomic region from Flexibacter flexilis DSM 6793 encodes:
- a CDS encoding GNAT family N-acetyltransferase, which produces MILRKATDSELPIIWEILQAAIAQRKQDGSRQWQDGYPNPQSIQEDLNNGWAYVLTDGTNILAYAAIIFGIEPAYNTIEGQWLSEGEYVVIHRVATSAASKQKGIATYLFKMIENLSIENQTYSIKVDTNFDNIPMLRILDKLGYTYCGEVYFRGSARRAYEKLLPK; this is translated from the coding sequence ATGATTTTAAGAAAAGCAACTGATTCAGAACTTCCCATTATTTGGGAAATATTGCAAGCAGCCATCGCCCAACGCAAACAAGATGGCAGCCGACAATGGCAAGACGGCTACCCTAACCCGCAATCCATTCAGGAAGATTTGAACAACGGTTGGGCGTATGTACTGACAGACGGCACAAATATTTTGGCTTATGCGGCCATCATTTTTGGTATAGAACCCGCCTACAACACCATCGAAGGCCAATGGCTCAGCGAAGGCGAATATGTGGTAATACACCGCGTGGCAACCTCTGCGGCCAGCAAGCAAAAAGGAATCGCTACGTATTTATTTAAAATGATAGAAAATTTATCTATTGAAAATCAAACATATAGCATCAAAGTAGATACCAATTTTGACAATATTCCGATGCTCCGCATTTTAGACAAATTGGGTTACACGTATTGCGGCGAAGTATATTTTCGAGGAAGTGCGCGCCGCGCCTACGAGAAATTACTACCCAAGTAA
- the radA gene encoding DNA repair protein RadA, protein MAKQKTSYFCQNCGASSPKWMGKCPSCGEWNTYVEEILQKDDGKTSWKAAATAGQSSSLQIANKPRPINEIQYQEQPRISTNDAELNRVLGGGIVRGSLVLIGGEPGIGKSTLMLQIALSLSHLKVLYVSGEESEQQIKMRAERIAAGASNCYVLAETGTQNVFKQIETLRPDVLIVDSIQTLHSSFIESGAGSVSQVRECTAELLKFAKESGTPVFLIGHITKDGSLAGPKVLEHMVDTVLQFEGDRHLTYRILRTIKNRFGSTSELGIYEMLGSGLRQVSNPSEILISQREGDLSGVAIAASLEGNRPLLIETQSLVSIATYGTPQRSSTGFDAKRLNMLLAVLEKRGGFRLGGQDVFLNIAGGLKVEDPAMDLAICASVVSSYEDVAIPQNVCFAAEVGLGGEVRAVNRIENRIAEAQKLGFEEIYISRYNHKSLDPSAYQIKVVTVTKLNEVFERLL, encoded by the coding sequence ATGGCCAAACAAAAGACCTCGTATTTTTGCCAAAATTGTGGCGCAAGTTCTCCCAAATGGATGGGCAAATGCCCTTCGTGCGGCGAGTGGAACACGTATGTAGAAGAAATTTTGCAGAAAGACGACGGCAAAACTTCTTGGAAAGCTGCCGCCACGGCTGGCCAAAGTTCGAGCCTACAAATCGCCAATAAACCCCGTCCAATCAACGAGATACAATATCAAGAACAGCCCCGCATTTCTACCAACGATGCCGAACTGAATCGCGTGTTGGGTGGCGGTATCGTGCGCGGTTCGTTGGTGCTGATTGGTGGCGAACCTGGAATTGGTAAATCTACACTGATGTTACAAATTGCGCTGAGCCTTAGCCACTTGAAAGTGTTGTATGTGTCGGGTGAAGAAAGTGAACAACAAATAAAAATGCGTGCCGAACGCATCGCGGCAGGAGCAAGTAACTGCTATGTGCTGGCCGAAACAGGTACGCAAAATGTTTTTAAACAAATCGAAACATTGCGCCCCGATGTGCTGATAGTGGATTCTATCCAGACGCTGCATTCCTCGTTTATAGAATCGGGGGCGGGTAGCGTCTCGCAGGTGCGCGAGTGTACGGCGGAGCTGCTCAAATTTGCCAAAGAAAGCGGAACGCCTGTATTTCTGATTGGCCACATCACCAAAGACGGCAGTTTGGCGGGGCCTAAAGTGCTGGAACACATGGTGGACACGGTGTTGCAGTTTGAGGGCGACAGGCATCTGACCTACCGCATTTTGCGCACTATCAAAAACCGCTTTGGTTCTACCTCCGAACTGGGAATTTACGAAATGTTGGGTTCGGGGCTTCGCCAAGTGAGCAATCCTTCCGAAATCTTGATTTCGCAGCGCGAAGGCGATTTGAGCGGCGTGGCGATTGCGGCTTCTTTGGAAGGAAACAGGCCGCTATTGATTGAAACACAGTCGCTTGTGAGTATTGCCACGTACGGAACGCCGCAACGCTCCAGTACGGGTTTTGATGCCAAACGCCTGAATATGTTGTTGGCGGTGTTGGAAAAACGTGGCGGTTTTAGGCTCGGCGGACAAGATGTGTTCCTGAATATTGCGGGCGGCCTGAAAGTAGAAGATCCCGCCATGGACTTGGCTATTTGTGCCTCAGTGGTGTCTTCGTACGAAGATGTGGCTATTCCGCAAAATGTGTGTTTTGCGGCAGAAGTCGGGCTTGGTGGCGAAGTTCGCGCTGTGAATCGCATCGAAAATCGCATTGCCGAAGCTCAAAAATTGGGTTTTGAGGAAATTTATATTTCGCGTTACAACCACAAAAGCCTTGACCCGTCGGCCTACCAAATCAAAGTAGTAACGGTTACCAAACTCAATGAAGTTTTTGAAAGACTGTTATAG